The following is a genomic window from Bacteroidia bacterium.
CGCATCGTCGCCGAAAAACTCGCCATGGTCGGGCTCCCGGGTATCGAACAGAAAAAACCCTCTGAACTGTCGGGCGGAATGCGCAAACGCGTCGGTCTCGCCCGCGCGCTCGCAACAAATCCGGACTACCTCCTCTACGACGAGCCCACCACCGGCCTCGATCCCGTGATGTCGAATCAAATCGATGCGCTGATCGCCAATATCACCAGACAACTCAACGCCACATCCATCGTGGTGACGCATGACATGTTCAGCGTCTATACCATCGTGCACCGCGTTGCCATGATACATGACGGCCGCATCTACTTCACCGGCACCCCCGACGAATTCAGAAGCACCGGAGACCCGGTGATCAACGATTTCATCGAGCGCTTTTTACCCGCCACAGGATAACCGCGAAAAGACGAGGGCAGAGCGGGGGAGTGTCCGTCAATTCGGATTGACGAACGCAGACCGCGGGAGCGGGGCGGCGGATGCTGAACATTTCTTCTGTATCATTGCAGTATGATCGCTGCGCTCTACATCGTGTCCACACTCGTTTCGGCGTGCGCATGAAGAAAATCACACTGAAAAAAACCAGCCTTTCCCTTATTACCGGCGACGAAGCACGCTACACCATACGCTATCGTGACGAGCTGAACGCGGCGCAATACGAAGCCGCCGTGCATGCGGACGGGCCGGCGCTGGTGGTGGCCGGAGCGGGTACCGGAAAAACCCGCACGCTGACCTATCGCGTGGCCCGGCTCATCGAATCCGGCGTGCGGCCCGAGTCCGTTCTGTTGCTGACTTTTACCCGCAAGGCGGCGCGCGAGATGTTGCGCCGTGCCTCGCTGCTGCTGGATGAACGCACCGAGCGGGTCTCCGGCGGCACCTTCCATTCCTTCGCCAATCTCCAACTCCGGCGTTATGCACCGGAATTGGGATACGCCGCCAATTTCACCATACTCGATCAGACCGATTCCGAGGACGTCGTGAACCTCCTGCGCTCCCGTCTGGGACTGTCGTCGAAGGAAAAGCGCTTCCCGAACAAACAGACGCTCCAGCGCATGTACAGCAGCTCGGTCAATACGCTCACACCCATAGACATCATCGTCGCACGGGATTTCCCGCAGTTCGCGGAGCAGATCGATGAGATCGAACAACTCGCCAAAGCCTACGTCGCCTACAAAAAGCAGAACAACATCATGGATTACGACGATCTGCTCGTCAACCTCGTCGTTTTGCTTGAAGAGCAGGAAGCCATAAGGTCGAAACTCGCGGCCCATTTCCGCTACGTCATGGTGGATGAGTATCAGGACACGAACAAGCTTCAGGCCAGAATCGTCCGGGGGCTCGGCGGATCGAACAGGAACATCATGGTCGTCGGCGACGACTCGCAAAGTATTTATTCCTTCCGCGGTGCGAATTTCCGGAATATCATGGATTTCCCGAAGGAATTTCCGGACTGCCGGGTTATCACGCTCGAAGAGAACTACCGCAGCACGCAGCCGATTCTCGATCTGACCAACGAGATCATCAGTCGATCGGCGGAGAAATACCAGAAAACTCTTTTTACCTCACGAGGGCGGGGCATCATCCCCGCACTGGTCGCCATGGAAGGGGAGAACACGCAATCGCGCTACATCGCCCATACCATACTCGAGCTTCGCGAAGAGGGTGTTCCGCTGAAAGAAATCGCTGTGCTCTTCCGTGCCGGTTACCACTCCTTCGATCTCGAAATCGAACTCGCAAGGGCGAACATCCCTTTTGTGAAATTCGGCGGCCTCAAGCTCATGGAAACCGCCCATGTCAAGGACATCCTTGCCTATCTCCGCATCGTCGAGAATCCGCGGGATGTCGTGTCGTGGACGCGCGTGCTGCTTCTGCTCGAAGGTGTGGGCCCGGTCTCCGCCGAGCGGGTCGTTGATGAAATCGCCTCGGGGTTGAATCCGCTCACTGCGCGATCGGAAGAGCGGCTCGGGCACCTCGTCCGCGGGGACCATCTGCCGGAGCTTCTCGACGTGTTGCGCGATATTGCACCTCATGGAATTTCTCCGGCGGATAAAGTCGCGCGCTTGCTCCTCTATTACACCCCCATCCTCAAAGCGCGATACGACGATCATCCCAAGCGCTTGAAGGATCTCGACATGCTGCAGACTATCGCCGAGCGCTATGCCCAACTCGCCGTGATGCTTGCCGACATGGCCCTGGAGCCACCGAATGAGAGTGTCGAGGACCTTGTTCCCGAAGGACAGGAAGAGGAATTCGTCACGCTTTCCACCATTCACAGCGCCAAGGGACTGGAATGGCATTCGGTGTTCGTCATGTACCTCCTCGACGGTCGCTTTCCGGTAACCGCCGCCGCCGAAAGCGATGAATCCATGGAAGAGGAGAGGAGACTCTTTTATGTTGCCTGTACCCGCGCCCGGGAGCGTCTCTATCTCACGTATCCGACACGGATATACGACCGAAGCACCGGTACCATACTCAGCAAACCCTCGCGCTTTCTGGACGGACTCCCCGAGCGGTTGCTCGACGCCTATGTTGTTGACGATTGAAAAATGGTCTTCTGATGCCGGACCCGATTGTGATGGCTGCCTGAATCTTCCAGCTTGTCGCGTTCATCCGTCGCTCCGGGCGCCGGCTGCCTGAACGCGTGCAAACGTCCCTACTTCGCGTCAGGTGTTTCCGTGTTCCTGACCAGCACGACCTGTCTCTGCGTCAGCTCGGCAAGGTCCTGCAACAACCGCTCTCGTCGCGAACATCGCACGCGGAGGGCATACTCCGCGTTGTCCTGCCAGTTGCGGGAGATGATCTCGGCTTCCTGTCCCTCGATGGCATGATGTACCTGGCTGGTGACCTCATACGGAAATGTGATCGTGAACTCGTCGGTCAGGTAGCGCGTCTCGATGGTACAAAGACCGAGTACGGATTCCGCCGCATCCGTGTAGGCCCTCGCCAGTCCGCCGACGCCGAGTTTTGTGCCGCCGAAATACCGCACGATGATGATACCCGTGTCCGTCAGATGATGCCGGTCGAGAGCACCGAGAATTCGTTTCCCCGCCGTGCCGCTCGGTTCACCATCGTCGCTGAAGCGGAACGACGTATCATCGTAGCCCGTGCGACAAGCAAAGCAGTGGTGTGTGGCATCGTAATGCTCCTTGCGCACTGTTTCCAGAATCTCCAGGAATGCCTCCACCGTGCGTACCGGGACGGCATAGGATAAGAAACGCGAAGCGAGTATTTTTATTTCTGTCTCCCGCCGTTCGGCGATCGTCAGGAAAGCATCGACCTCTGCGGGATGTGTGCTTCCGGGCTTGTTCTGCTGTCCATGACTCATTGCGGTGCGTCGGCGGGTGAAAAAAGTTTAAGTCACAACCTACGAATTCCCGGCACCTCTTGCACCTATGAATATTGGAATAACGTGTTATCCCACCTACGGCGGCAGCGGCGTCGTCGCCACGGAACTCGGCATCGCGCTGGCGGACAAAGGGCATGAAGTCCACTTCGTCACCTATGACCGTCCGTTCCGACTGGATCATTTTCACGACAGAGTGTACTTCCATGCCGTGGAAATGGCGAACTATCCCTTGTTCGAATTCAATCTGTATTCGCTCGCGCTCACCAGCAAGCTGGTAGAGGTGGCGCAGTATCAGAAGCTCGACATACTGCACATGCATTATGCCATCCCGCACGCGGTCAGCGCCTATCTGGCCCGGCAGATACTGGGCGAGGGATCAATACGGACGGTAACGACACTGCACGGTACCGACTCGACTCTGGTAGGTCTCGAGCCGTCCTTTCTGCCACTCATGAAATTTGCCCTCGAACAAAGCGACGGAGTTACGGCGGTTTCGAGCTTTTTAAAGGAAAAAACACTTAGCACCTATCAGCTGGATACGAGCATCGAGGTGATTCCCAATTTCATTGATTCGCAGGTGTACGTGCCGAAAGAATCATGTAAATACCGTGAACTCTTTTCTCCCGCCGGTGAAAAAATACTTGTGCATACTTCGAATTTCCGTCCGGTCAAGCGTGTGACGGACGTCATACGCATGTTCGATCTCGTGTTAAAGCAGCTTCCCGTTCGGTTGCTGCTCATCGGTGATGGTCCCGATCGTTCGGAATGCGAAAATCTCTGTCGCGAACTCGATATCTTCGATAAAGTCCGCTTTCTTGGCAAGCAAGACGCCCTGGCCGACATACTCGCCGCCTG
Proteins encoded in this region:
- a CDS encoding ABC transporter ATP-binding protein encodes the protein MIEIRGLRKTFGDGQPVLQGIDLTIQTGETIAIVGQSGCGKSVLLKHIIGLLQPDDGEVIVDGHNVHTLDEGALYQLRARFGFLFQGAALFDSMTVMENVALGLVENRQLGENEIRRIVAEKLAMVGLPGIEQKKPSELSGGMRKRVGLARALATNPDYLLYDEPTTGLDPVMSNQIDALIANITRQLNATSIVVTHDMFSVYTIVHRVAMIHDGRIYFTGTPDEFRSTGDPVINDFIERFLPATG
- a CDS encoding ATP-dependent helicase produces the protein MKKITLKKTSLSLITGDEARYTIRYRDELNAAQYEAAVHADGPALVVAGAGTGKTRTLTYRVARLIESGVRPESVLLLTFTRKAAREMLRRASLLLDERTERVSGGTFHSFANLQLRRYAPELGYAANFTILDQTDSEDVVNLLRSRLGLSSKEKRFPNKQTLQRMYSSSVNTLTPIDIIVARDFPQFAEQIDEIEQLAKAYVAYKKQNNIMDYDDLLVNLVVLLEEQEAIRSKLAAHFRYVMVDEYQDTNKLQARIVRGLGGSNRNIMVVGDDSQSIYSFRGANFRNIMDFPKEFPDCRVITLEENYRSTQPILDLTNEIISRSAEKYQKTLFTSRGRGIIPALVAMEGENTQSRYIAHTILELREEGVPLKEIAVLFRAGYHSFDLEIELARANIPFVKFGGLKLMETAHVKDILAYLRIVENPRDVVSWTRVLLLLEGVGPVSAERVVDEIASGLNPLTARSEERLGHLVRGDHLPELLDVLRDIAPHGISPADKVARLLLYYTPILKARYDDHPKRLKDLDMLQTIAERYAQLAVMLADMALEPPNESVEDLVPEGQEEEFVTLSTIHSAKGLEWHSVFVMYLLDGRFPVTAAAESDESMEEERRLFYVACTRARERLYLTYPTRIYDRSTGTILSKPSRFLDGLPERLLDAYVVDD
- a CDS encoding IMPACT family protein, translated to MSHGQQNKPGSTHPAEVDAFLTIAERRETEIKILASRFLSYAVPVRTVEAFLEILETVRKEHYDATHHCFACRTGYDDTSFRFSDDGEPSGTAGKRILGALDRHHLTDTGIIIVRYFGGTKLGVGGLARAYTDAAESVLGLCTIETRYLTDEFTITFPYEVTSQVHHAIEGQEAEIISRNWQDNAEYALRVRCSRRERLLQDLAELTQRQVVLVRNTETPDAK
- the bshA gene encoding N-acetyl-alpha-D-glucosaminyl L-malate synthase BshA, with the protein product MNIGITCYPTYGGSGVVATELGIALADKGHEVHFVTYDRPFRLDHFHDRVYFHAVEMANYPLFEFNLYSLALTSKLVEVAQYQKLDILHMHYAIPHAVSAYLARQILGEGSIRTVTTLHGTDSTLVGLEPSFLPLMKFALEQSDGVTAVSSFLKEKTLSTYQLDTSIEVIPNFIDSQVYVPKESCKYRELFSPAGEKILVHTSNFRPVKRVTDVIRMFDLVLKQLPVRLLLIGDGPDRSECENLCRELDIFDKVRFLGKQDALADILAACDLFVLPSQSESFGLSALEAMACGVPVISTSIGGIPEVNIHAKTGYIAEIGDVERMAKYAVELLTNDAKYRVFSEAARRRAVNVFDKSAIVPMYEAYYEKILAS